The Montipora foliosa isolate CH-2021 chromosome 1, ASM3666993v2, whole genome shotgun sequence genome has a window encoding:
- the LOC137997765 gene encoding E3 ubiquitin-protein ligase TRIM71-like translates to MRRWKTWESLSVENYFDDITQPSRWSSLEKLDKLSQNGDVKEPQKKVTRNERVVNDSALICGVCKQSFNRPRMLRCLHSFCKSCIESLAENESGKQKSVVCPICSFPSELGSEGIDALPINFLILKNPSFVLEEKKTPLQCGNCEDNAEATGQCNDCREFLCDKCTAAHRRVRVTREHHIISLNELTTEEEDNNNLCNPDSCAEHKCEDLTYFCQTCDKLICRECTVVSHPKPTHAFEPLKEASEKQRQEVTKLLDTVKMRSPFVKRALLEIEETCVDVPEHAQAIEEQIKSSTARYIRALRAREAQLLDDLETMREYKVTLLEQQKERLYKGIKDVESNCALVERMLNEGNAAEISRVKDFMTERLRSIDNMIQEMSPLEGPEFDYVTEEDLLLDVIKRGGKLESGNRPPAVRLIGEGLYNAAVGKTSTFVLSVQGESVVNKVDFHVRIETPDLVILTCNVVEQSPRLYTLSYKPRIQGEHVISVLVNGEQVEESPYTVNVKKGHMCFATKSLPVCLRFGCRGKGRGELNNPCDVTVASNGIIVVADTLNDRIQLFTSRGGFLRQFGCSGKDVGKFNSPTGVCISQNGRIVVADQQNHRIQMFSMEGVLCKVISCKGRNPWDLKNPTGVAVDEEGQLLVTDQQNHRIVVFSDRGVYCSQFGSLGTKDGEFNNPSYIAVTQDGEIFVTDTSNHRVQIFDTVGNFQRKFGRPGTGDGEFHYPSGITVDSSGYIFVSDRTNRVQVFNSHLRFVTKFGGKLSGDGQLSGPQGVDYTPEGRVAVADAQNNSIKVFYFPSE, encoded by the coding sequence ATGCGACGCTGGAAGACCTGGGAAAGTTTATCTGTGGAGAACTATTTCGATGACATTACACAGCCTTCTCGTTGGAGTTCGTTGGAAAAACTGGATAAATTGTCTCAAAATGGGGACGTTAAGGAGCCGCAAAAGAAAGTCACGAGAAACGAACGGGTTGTAAATGATTCGGCGTTAATATGTGGTGTGTGCAAACAATCTTTTAACCGGCCGCGGATGTTGCGATGTTTGCATAGTTTTTGCAAGAGTTGCATCGAGAGTCTGGCAGAAAATGAAAGCGGCAAACAAAAAAGTGTCGTCTGTCCCATTTGTTCTTTCCCGAGTGAACTAGGGAGTGAAGGAATCGATGCACTGCCCATCAACTTCCTGATATTGAAAaatccgagtttcgtgctcgaGGAAAAGAAAACTCCCCTTCAGTGTGGAAACTGCGAAGACAACGCCGAAGCTACAGGGCAGTGCAATGACTGTCGCGAATTTTTGTGCGACAAATGCACAGCTGCCCATCGTAGGGTACGTGTTACAAGGGAACACCACATTATCTCTTTAAATGAGCTAACGACGGAGGAGGAAGACAACAATAATTTATGCAACCCTGACAGCTGCGCGGAACATAAATGTGAAGACCTGACTTATTTTTGCCAGACGTGCGACAAGCTTATTTGTCGTGAATGCACCGTTGTTAGCCATCCAAAACCAACTCATGCGTTCGAACCTTTGAAAGAAGCGTCTGAAAAGCAAAGACAAGAGGTAACTAAACTCCTGGACACAGTTAAAATGAGGAGTCCTTTCGTGAAGAGAGCTTTGTTAGAGATAGAGGAAACTTGCGTAGATGTACCAGAGCATGCCCAGGCGATTGAAGAGCAAATTAAAAGTTCCACTGCTCGGTATATTAGAGCTTTGAGAGCGCGTGAGGCACAGCTACTTGATGATTTGGAGACAATGCGAGAGTACAAAGTGACATTGTTAGAACAACAGAAAGAGCGTTTGTACAAGGGAATCAAAGACGTGGAGAGTAATTGTGCTCTGGTCGAAAGAATGCTAAACGAAGGAAATGCCGCCGAAATCTCCAGGGTTAAAGACTTCATGACAGAGAGACTTCGAAGCATAGATAACATGATTCAAGAGATGTCACCTTTGGAGGGACCGGAATTTGATTACGTCACCGAGGAAGATCTTCTGCTCGACGTCATCAAACGAGGAGGCAAACTGGAAAGCGGCAATAGGCCTCCCGCGGTTAGACTTATCGGAGAGGGCCTTTACAATGCCGCTGTTGGCAAGACGTCGACTTTTGTTTTAAGTGTGCAAGGAGAGTCCGTGGTTAACAAAGTTGATTTCCATGTTCGTATTGAAACGCCAGATTTGGTTATCCTAACTTGTAACGTCGTGGAACAGAGTCCACGACTTTACACGCTCAGTTACAAGCCAAGAATTCAAGGAGAACACGTGATCTCAGTGCTGGTTAACGGTGAGCAAGTAGAGGAAAGCCCTTACACCGTGAATGTAAAAAAGGGTCATATGTGTTTCGCCACCAAGTCACTTCCGGTTTGTTTGCGCTTCGGCTGCAGAGGTAAAGGAAGAGGGGAGTTAAACAACCCGTGTGATGTAACCGTAGCAAGTAATGGGATCATAGTCGTCGCAGATACACTGAACGACAGAATTCAGCTATTTACAAGCCGTGGCGGTTTCTTGCGGCAGTTTGGATGTTCTGGCAAGGATGTTGGAAAGTTTAATTCCCCAACAGGTGTTTGCATTTCGCAAAATGGACGAATTGTAGTTGCTGATCAACAAAATCACCGCATTCAGATGTTCAGCATGGAAGGAGTGTTATGTAAAGTAATTTCATGCAAGGGACGGAACCCTTGGGATTTAAAAAACCCCACGGGTGTAGCAGTCGATGAAGAAGGACAGTTACTAGTTACCGACCAACAAAATCATCGAATCGTCGTTTTCAGCGACCGGGGAGTCTACTGCAGCCAGTTTGGCTCATTGGGAACGAAGGATGGAGAATTTAACAACCCTTCTTACATCGCAGTCACTCAAGATGGCGAAATTTTTGTCACCGATACCTCAAACCATCGAGTGCAAATCTTTGACACGGTGGGTAACTTTCAACGGAAGTTTGGACGTCCCGGAACCGGCGATGGAGAATTTCATTACCCCTCCGGTATTACAGTCGACTCGTCCGGATACATTTTTGTTTCTGATCGCACCAATCGCGTTCAAGTATTTAATTCACACTTGCGTTTCGTCACCAAGTTTGGCGGGAAACTAAGCGGCGACGGGCAACTTAGCGGGCCGCAAGGCGTTGATTACACTCCAGAAGGCAGGGTTGCTGTGGCTGATGCTCAGAATAACTCAATTAAAGTGTTTTATTTTCCAAGCGAATAA
- the LOC137998089 gene encoding mitochondrial ribonuclease P catalytic subunit-like isoform X2, translated as MPRFVSLHKRRAFSEIPSVLRLCVTGGRRQWSFTSTRHLNMVLEKGNVDENNHDRLHVGDIRWLCEAEQTPQKVSNLFSQCVNLPDKYRIECLNSALYWYLYYGKIEEALAIKSLWEKEGFPKTYSSYCNLAILYSKCHQLGEMKDFLDKMKRDGLTPKARHYEPFVEAAIERGDIMGAFEAIKEMERSAVIHGLSSNLCTALIRACTGKEDKHLTCNVLKIFQDFVKYRYKLTDDALEAIKIWFDRHGQTKWITSWTIATQTFHCYSCKQKLETGEFSIKELEELKLSLVKHLWKPHRTVQQVKSFTSAGNFIDYVLPEQLNRIPLSVEYFLESTGPYDVIIDGLNVGYFRGFFDPYNVQNVVLHFVNKKKRVLVVGSSPMRLSERSKRGGKTPLGALVEYLTDHKDCGLICLPECSVDDLYFLSAAMHCGPGTLLVSNDRFHDYTCDMDPLLKIQFNRWQKLYQFKLERFVDESPLFAPRNDYTPAVQTSGDTWHFPSSDGNRWLCIQKGTS; from the exons ATGCCCCGATTTGTAAGTCTACACAAAAGGAGAGCTTTTAGTGAGATCCCAAGTGTTCTTAGATTATGCGTCACAGGAGGAAGAAGACAGTGGAGTTTTACATCAACGAGACATCTAAACATGGTGCTAGAAAAGGGAAATGTCGACGAAAATAATCACGACCGATTGCACGTGGGTGACATTCGATGGTTGTGCGAGGCAGAGCAAACTCCACAAAAAGTTTCAAACCTATTTAGTCAATGCGTCAATCTTCCTGATAAATATCGGATAGAATGCTTAAACTCTGCACTGTACTGGTATTTGTATTATGGCAAGATCGAGGAAGCTCTTGCAATTAAATCCCTATGGGAAAAGGAAGGTTTTCCAAAGACCTACTCATCCTATTGTAATCTGGCGATCTTATACTCTAAATGTCACCAATTAGGAGAAATGAAGGATTTCCTTGATAAGATGAAAAGGGATGGTTTAACTCCAAAAGCTCGCCACTATGAACCTTTTGTGGAAGCAGCCATTGAGAGAGGCGATATAATGGGCGCTTTTGAAGCCATCAAGGAGATGGAACGTTCAGCTGTTATCCATGGGCTTAGCAGTAACCTGTGCACAGCACTAATCCGAGCTTGCACTGGGAAGGAAGATAAGCACCTGACATGCAATGTGTTGAAAATCTTTCAAGACTTTGTGAAATATCGGTACAAATTGACGGATGACGCTCTTGAGGCAATAAAGATATGGTTTGATAG ACATGGACAAACCAAGTGGATTACGTCATGGACAATTGCTACACAAAC ATTCCATTGCTATTCCTGCAAACAGAAGCTGGAAACTGGTGAATTCTCTATCAAGGAACTTGAAGAGTTAAAACTCTCTCTGGTTAAGCATCTTTGGAAGCCACACAGAACTGTTCAACAAGTTAAAAGTTTCACTTCTGCAGGAAATTTTATTGATTATGTCTTGCCAGAGCAACTGAATCGGATTCCTTTAAGTGTGGAATATTTCTTAGAAAGCACAGGACCATATGATGTCATCATTGATGGACTCAATGTGGGATATTTTAGAGGCTTTTTTGATCCTTacaat GTACAAAATGTGGTGCTacattttgtaaataaaaaaaagcgaGTTCTGGTTGTTGGTTCCAGTCCAATGAGATTGTCAGAAAGATCAAAGAGGGGTGGAAAAACACCCCTTGGTGCCCTGGTGGAGTATCTGACTGATCACAAAGACTGTGGCTTGATTTGTTTGCCAGAATG CTCAGTGGATGACCTCTACTTTCTCAGTGCAGCAATGCATTGTGGTCCAGGAACATTGTTGGTATCTAATGACAGGTTTCATGACTATACTTGTGACATGGATCCATTACTCAAGATTCAATTCAACAGATGGCAGAAACTTTATCAGTTCAAGCTGGAAAGATTTGTTGATGAAAGCCCACTATTTGCa CCTCGCAATGATTATACCCCTGCCGTCCAAACCTCTGGCGATACTTGGCACTTTCCTTCCAGTGATGGAAACAGATGGCTTTGTATTCAGAAAGGAACAAGTTAA
- the LOC137998089 gene encoding mitochondrial ribonuclease P catalytic subunit-like isoform X1, with protein sequence MPRFVSLHKRRAFSEIPSVLRLCVTGGRRQWSFTSTRHLNMVLEKGNVDENNHDRLHVGDIRWLCEAEQTPQKVSNLFSQCVNLPDKYRIECLNSALYWYLYYGKIEEALAIKSLWEKEGFPKTYSSYCNLAILYSKCHQLGEMKDFLDKMKRDGLTPKARHYEPFVEAAIERGDIMGAFEAIKEMERSAVIHGLSSNLCTALIRACTGKEDKHLTCNVLKIFQDFVKYRYKLTDDALEAIKIWFDSRHGQTKWITSWTIATQTFHCYSCKQKLETGEFSIKELEELKLSLVKHLWKPHRTVQQVKSFTSAGNFIDYVLPEQLNRIPLSVEYFLESTGPYDVIIDGLNVGYFRGFFDPYNVQNVVLHFVNKKKRVLVVGSSPMRLSERSKRGGKTPLGALVEYLTDHKDCGLICLPECSVDDLYFLSAAMHCGPGTLLVSNDRFHDYTCDMDPLLKIQFNRWQKLYQFKLERFVDESPLFAPRNDYTPAVQTSGDTWHFPSSDGNRWLCIQKGTS encoded by the exons ATGCCCCGATTTGTAAGTCTACACAAAAGGAGAGCTTTTAGTGAGATCCCAAGTGTTCTTAGATTATGCGTCACAGGAGGAAGAAGACAGTGGAGTTTTACATCAACGAGACATCTAAACATGGTGCTAGAAAAGGGAAATGTCGACGAAAATAATCACGACCGATTGCACGTGGGTGACATTCGATGGTTGTGCGAGGCAGAGCAAACTCCACAAAAAGTTTCAAACCTATTTAGTCAATGCGTCAATCTTCCTGATAAATATCGGATAGAATGCTTAAACTCTGCACTGTACTGGTATTTGTATTATGGCAAGATCGAGGAAGCTCTTGCAATTAAATCCCTATGGGAAAAGGAAGGTTTTCCAAAGACCTACTCATCCTATTGTAATCTGGCGATCTTATACTCTAAATGTCACCAATTAGGAGAAATGAAGGATTTCCTTGATAAGATGAAAAGGGATGGTTTAACTCCAAAAGCTCGCCACTATGAACCTTTTGTGGAAGCAGCCATTGAGAGAGGCGATATAATGGGCGCTTTTGAAGCCATCAAGGAGATGGAACGTTCAGCTGTTATCCATGGGCTTAGCAGTAACCTGTGCACAGCACTAATCCGAGCTTGCACTGGGAAGGAAGATAAGCACCTGACATGCAATGTGTTGAAAATCTTTCAAGACTTTGTGAAATATCGGTACAAATTGACGGATGACGCTCTTGAGGCAATAAAGATATGGTTTGATAG CAGACATGGACAAACCAAGTGGATTACGTCATGGACAATTGCTACACAAAC ATTCCATTGCTATTCCTGCAAACAGAAGCTGGAAACTGGTGAATTCTCTATCAAGGAACTTGAAGAGTTAAAACTCTCTCTGGTTAAGCATCTTTGGAAGCCACACAGAACTGTTCAACAAGTTAAAAGTTTCACTTCTGCAGGAAATTTTATTGATTATGTCTTGCCAGAGCAACTGAATCGGATTCCTTTAAGTGTGGAATATTTCTTAGAAAGCACAGGACCATATGATGTCATCATTGATGGACTCAATGTGGGATATTTTAGAGGCTTTTTTGATCCTTacaat GTACAAAATGTGGTGCTacattttgtaaataaaaaaaagcgaGTTCTGGTTGTTGGTTCCAGTCCAATGAGATTGTCAGAAAGATCAAAGAGGGGTGGAAAAACACCCCTTGGTGCCCTGGTGGAGTATCTGACTGATCACAAAGACTGTGGCTTGATTTGTTTGCCAGAATG CTCAGTGGATGACCTCTACTTTCTCAGTGCAGCAATGCATTGTGGTCCAGGAACATTGTTGGTATCTAATGACAGGTTTCATGACTATACTTGTGACATGGATCCATTACTCAAGATTCAATTCAACAGATGGCAGAAACTTTATCAGTTCAAGCTGGAAAGATTTGTTGATGAAAGCCCACTATTTGCa CCTCGCAATGATTATACCCCTGCCGTCCAAACCTCTGGCGATACTTGGCACTTTCCTTCCAGTGATGGAAACAGATGGCTTTGTATTCAGAAAGGAACAAGTTAA
- the LOC137998463 gene encoding mitochondrial ribonuclease P catalytic subunit-like isoform X2, whose product MASRTVFFNSPFCLQKTQGTLTLLRGYIRQLVREGSSSSPAEPKGDRMRIGNIRWLCQTHEAPRLFQKLRELPEKHLADSVSSALYWFLYYDKIEEALEFKNLVDKYGISKTYSTYSTLATLYSKCGQLVKDLHKEMVRDGLTPKTRHYAPFVEAAVHKGDLLSAFDSLNEMQNSAVVFERNMDVYTSLITACAQQQNSQLSKKVLEIFRDFAKHRDSLSIDTLRAIKIWFDSQVRPKWETSWSTASATFRCQVCQQKLETGDFSTAELEELKHPLVSLLWKDCKPLPSVECFTSAGKYIDYFQKGQMNNFPQSVEKFIRRTGQYDIVIDGLNVAYFKGFFDPGKVENMVDHFVKQRKRILVLGCSPMKLQPRSHGEMQTPLAKLMDYLIDREHCGVFCLKESSIDDVYLISAAMHCGPGTRLVSCDRFSDHISRMDPLMKAQFRRWQNLYQMVLEKFVGNEPVFVNKKPFDAAAQSTGDSWHFPSSDKVQWLCARKTGLE is encoded by the exons ATGGCAAGCAGAACTGTCTTCTTTAATAGTCctttttgtttgcaaaaaacCCAGGGGACGCTGACTTTGTTGAGGGGCTATATTAGGCAATTAGTAAGGGAAGGATCTTCATCTTCTCCTGCAGAACCAAAGGGAGATCGAATGCGCATAGGGAACATCAGATGGCTTTGCCAAACACATGAAGCTCCACGTTTGTTCCAAAAACTCCGCGAACTTCCCGAAAAACACCTAGCAGATTCCGTCAGCTCTGCTCTTTATTGGTTCTTATATTACGACAAGATTGAAGAGGCTTTAGAATTTAAGAATCTTGTGGACAAATATGGTATTTCGAAGACGTATTCTACCTACTCAACACTTGCTACGCTTTATTCGAAATGTGGCCAGTTGGTGAAAGACTTACATAAGGAGATGGTAAGGGATGGATTGACTCCAAAAACTCGACATTATGCACCTTTTGTGGAGGCAGCTGTCCATAAAGGGGATCTGTTGAGTGCATTTGATTCGCTAAACGAGATGCAGAATTCTGCTGTTGTTTTTGAACGGAACATGGATGTCTACACTTCGCTAATTACAGCTTGTGCGCAGCAACAGAATAGTCAGTTATCAAAGAAGGTCTTGGAGATCTTTCGTGACTTTGCAAAACACCGTGATTCGTTAAGTATTGATACTCTAAGGGCAATCAAGATTTGGTTTGATAG CCAAGTAAGGCCCAAGTGGGAAACATCATGGTCAACTGCTTCAGCAAC ATTTCGCTGTCAAGTCTGTCAACAGAAGCTAGAGACCGGTGACTTTTCCACTGCTGAGCTTGAAGAGTTAAAGCACCCTCTTGTCAGCCTTCTCTGGAAAGATTGCAAACCTCTGCCATCAGTGGAATGTTTCACATCAGCTGGGAAATACATAGATTACTTCCAAAAGGGACAAATGAATAATTTTCCCCAGAGTGTAGAAAAGTTTATCAGGAGAACTGGGCAATACGACATTGTTATAGATGGACTTAATGTGGCATATTTTAAAGGGTTTTTTGATCCTGGAAAG GTGGAAAATATGGTTGATCACTTTGTGAAGCAAAGGAAGCGAATTTTAGTGCTCGGCTGCAGCCCAATGAAATTGCAACCAAGAAGCCATGGTGAGATGCAAACTCCCCTTGCCAAACTTATGGATTACCTCATCGATCGTGAACACTGTGGTGTGTTTTGTTTGAAAGAAAG ctcCATAGATGATGTTTACCTCATCAGTGCTGCAATGCATTGTGGACCAGGGACTCGATTAGTGTCATGTGACAGGTTTTCTGATCACATTAGTAGAATGGATCCGCTGATGAAAGCCCAGTTCAGAAGATGGCAAAACCTTTACCAAATGGTGTTGGAGAAATTTGTTGGCAATGAGCCAGTGTTTGTA aacAAGAAACCGTTTGATGCTGCTGCTCAAAGCACTGGGGACTCATGGCATTTTCCATCTAGTGACAAAGTCCAATGGCTTTGTGCAAGAAAAACTGGATTAGAATAG
- the LOC137998463 gene encoding mitochondrial ribonuclease P catalytic subunit-like isoform X1 produces MASRTVFFNSPFCLQKTQGTLTLLRGYIRQLVREGSSSSPAEPKGDRMRIGNIRWLCQTHEAPRLFQKLRELPEKHLADSVSSALYWFLYYDKIEEALEFKNLVDKYGISKTYSTYSTLATLYSKCGQLVKDLHKEMVRDGLTPKTRHYAPFVEAAVHKGDLLSAFDSLNEMQNSAVVFERNMDVYTSLITACAQQQNSQLSKKVLEIFRDFAKHRDSLSIDTLRAIKIWFDSQVRPKWETSWSTASATFRCQVCQQKLETGDFSTAELEELKHPLVSLLWKDCKPLPSVECFTSAGKYIDYFQKGQMNNFPQSVEKFIRRTGQYDIVIDGLNVAYFKGFFDPGKVENMVDHFVKQRKRILVLGCSPMKLQPRSHGEMQTPLAKLMDYLIDREHCGVFCLKESSIDDVYLISAAMHCGPGTRLVSCDRFSDHISRMDPLMKAQFRRWQNLYQMVLEKFVGNEPVFVVCTGLALPHGCLTSQCVQNCFGKRVDFRVVYSLFAAPA; encoded by the exons ATGGCAAGCAGAACTGTCTTCTTTAATAGTCctttttgtttgcaaaaaacCCAGGGGACGCTGACTTTGTTGAGGGGCTATATTAGGCAATTAGTAAGGGAAGGATCTTCATCTTCTCCTGCAGAACCAAAGGGAGATCGAATGCGCATAGGGAACATCAGATGGCTTTGCCAAACACATGAAGCTCCACGTTTGTTCCAAAAACTCCGCGAACTTCCCGAAAAACACCTAGCAGATTCCGTCAGCTCTGCTCTTTATTGGTTCTTATATTACGACAAGATTGAAGAGGCTTTAGAATTTAAGAATCTTGTGGACAAATATGGTATTTCGAAGACGTATTCTACCTACTCAACACTTGCTACGCTTTATTCGAAATGTGGCCAGTTGGTGAAAGACTTACATAAGGAGATGGTAAGGGATGGATTGACTCCAAAAACTCGACATTATGCACCTTTTGTGGAGGCAGCTGTCCATAAAGGGGATCTGTTGAGTGCATTTGATTCGCTAAACGAGATGCAGAATTCTGCTGTTGTTTTTGAACGGAACATGGATGTCTACACTTCGCTAATTACAGCTTGTGCGCAGCAACAGAATAGTCAGTTATCAAAGAAGGTCTTGGAGATCTTTCGTGACTTTGCAAAACACCGTGATTCGTTAAGTATTGATACTCTAAGGGCAATCAAGATTTGGTTTGATAG CCAAGTAAGGCCCAAGTGGGAAACATCATGGTCAACTGCTTCAGCAAC ATTTCGCTGTCAAGTCTGTCAACAGAAGCTAGAGACCGGTGACTTTTCCACTGCTGAGCTTGAAGAGTTAAAGCACCCTCTTGTCAGCCTTCTCTGGAAAGATTGCAAACCTCTGCCATCAGTGGAATGTTTCACATCAGCTGGGAAATACATAGATTACTTCCAAAAGGGACAAATGAATAATTTTCCCCAGAGTGTAGAAAAGTTTATCAGGAGAACTGGGCAATACGACATTGTTATAGATGGACTTAATGTGGCATATTTTAAAGGGTTTTTTGATCCTGGAAAG GTGGAAAATATGGTTGATCACTTTGTGAAGCAAAGGAAGCGAATTTTAGTGCTCGGCTGCAGCCCAATGAAATTGCAACCAAGAAGCCATGGTGAGATGCAAACTCCCCTTGCCAAACTTATGGATTACCTCATCGATCGTGAACACTGTGGTGTGTTTTGTTTGAAAGAAAG ctcCATAGATGATGTTTACCTCATCAGTGCTGCAATGCATTGTGGACCAGGGACTCGATTAGTGTCATGTGACAGGTTTTCTGATCACATTAGTAGAATGGATCCGCTGATGAAAGCCCAGTTCAGAAGATGGCAAAACCTTTACCAAATGGTGTTGGAGAAATTTGTTGGCAATGAGCCAGTGTTTGTAGTATGTACAGGTTTAGCTCTTCCACATGGGTGCTTGACTAGCCAGTGTGTACAGAATTGCTTTGGAAAACGAGTTGATTTTCGTGTAGTTTATTCTCTCTTTGCAGCCCCTGCCTAA